Within uncultured Methanoregula sp., the genomic segment TTAAAAAAGTTCCTGCGATTCCGCGTATTGTTTTTGTGCTATCTCCGGATTGCAAATGAATCCTGATCGGAGATATGCTGCATTTTTCTTGCCGGGATCGGCGTTTTGAAGATGCCCGGGTATTACCCAAAGTAATAAAATTGTGGTAACAATTGTGCTTTTAGAAATCGTTATATCAACTCCAGCCCCCATAATTACTACGAAGTGTCACGAGGTAATCAATGAAGAGAAATATCCAGATTGAAGCATTAGACCAGATACCCCTTGAAAAACAGCGGATCGAACTCGTTGAACGCAAATGCCTTGGCCACCCGGACAGCCTTGCCGACGGGATTGCCGAATCGATCAGCCAGGCACTCTGCAAGACGTACCTTGAGGAATTCGGGGTCGTCCTTCACCACAACACCGACCAGGGTGAAGTCGTAGCCGGTGAATCGTCACCCAAGTTCGGTGGCGGGAAGATGATCCGCCCGATGTATGTCCTCCTCGACGGACGTGCCACCAAGCAGTTCGAAGGCGTCACCATCCCCACCGATTCCGTTGCTGTCGAAGCAGCCCACAAGTATATCCACAAGATCCTCCCGGAACTCAACCTTACCCGCGACCTTATTGTGGATTGCCGTCTCGGGACCGGGTCAACCGACCTGCGGGATGTCTTCAAGCCGAGCACAGGAAAAGTTCCCCGGTCAAACGACACCTCCTTCGGTGTCGGCCATGCTCCCTTCTCGGATGTCGAGACAATCATCCGGAACAGCTCCGAATACATCGATACAAAACTCCGGAAGAAGTATCCCGCCATCGGCCAGGATATCAAGATCATGGGACTGCGTGACGGGAACACCATCACCCTCACGATTGCCTGTGCCATCGTTGACCGCTACTGTAAGGATATCCGGGAATACTCGGAATACATGAGCCTGCTCAACGAGGAGATCACGGCAATTGCCAAGAAGAGCACCAAGCGCAAGGTTGTTGTCCACGTCAACACCGCCGACGACATCAAGAAGAAGAGCGTTTTCCTCACCGTAACCGGAACCTCCGCCGAGATGGGCGACGACGGATCTGTCGGCCGCGGCAACCGGTGCAACGGGCTCATCACCCCCAACCGCCCGATGAGCATGGAAGCAACGAGCGGCAAGAACCCGATCAACCATATCGGCAAGATCTACAACCTCCTCTCCACCCAGATTGCCCGCGAATGTGTCACGAAAGTAGACGGCATCGAAGAGATGTACGTCCGGCTGCTCTCCCAGATCGGCAAGCCGATCGACCAGCCGCTTGTGGCAAGTGTCCAGGTCCTGCCACAGTGTGGTATCAAGCTCAAGGACATCAATGCGGACATCCTTGAGATCGTTGACTTCCAGCTGGCAAATGTTACCCAGATCACCGAGAAGGTCATCGAAGGCAAGCTCAAGACCTTCTGATACAACAATGGCGAAATCTGCAAAGATCATAAAAAAACCTGCCACCCCCACCTCTTTTTCTGACGTTGTACGGCTGGCGATCCCCAACAAGGGCAGGATTGCTGCGCCGATCATGGACCTTGTCGAGAAGAGCGGGCTCCACCTGGCAGAGAACGGGGAACGGAGACTGATCGCCCGGACCCTCGACCCGCACGTGGAGATCCTGTTTGCCCGTCCGGTGGACATTCCCGAGTACGTGGCAACCGGGGCCGCCGATCTCGGCATCACCGGCCACGACATGGTCGTGGAACGGGAAGCTGACGTGGAAGAGCTCCTCGACCTCCAGTTCGGCAAGGCAAAACTGGTGCTTGCCGTGCACGAGGATTCGGATATCGCCTCGGCAAAACAGCTGACCGGCCTCAAAATTGCAACGGAGTTCCCGGTAATAACCCGGAACTATTTCAAAAAGCACAAGGTGAATGTCGAGGTCGTACTGGTAGGCGGTGCCTGCGAAGCAACGCCGCACCTCGGCATTGCAGATGCAATCATCGATCTCTCCAGCTCGGGAACAACCCTCAAGACCAACCGCCTCCGGGTCATCGACGAGGTGCTGGTGACTTCAACCCACCTCATCGCGAACCGGGCCTCGCTCCGTTCCAAGAAAGAGAAGATCGACGAGATCCACCTGGCGCTGGAGAGCGTGATCCGGGCCCGCGGCCAGTGTTACCTGATGATGAACGTGAAACGGGCCTCGCTTGAGACCGTGAAACGCGTGCTGCCGGGTCTTTCCGGCCCGACGGTGATGGATGTTGCATCGAGCGAGGACCTCGTTGCCGTGCATGCCGTTGTCAACGAGGAACGGGTCTATACCCTGATCAATGCGCTGAAACGGGCGGGGGCCAAGGATATCCTCGTCATGGCCATCCAACGGATGATTCGCTGATCCATTATGAGAATATTTCCTGCTGTCGATATCCTCGGGGGGCGGTGCGTCCAGCTCGTCCAGGGCAGGCGCGAGAGTGCAACTGCATACGGTAATCCTCTGGACTGTGCCACCCGGTGGCTTGACGAGGGCGCTGACGCCCTCCACGTCATCAACCTCGACGGGGCGTTTGGCAGTGCTGCGAAAAATGCGGAACTCATCGCCGATCTCATCAGAAAAACCGGCGTGGAGATCGAGCTCGGGGGCGGCATCCGCTCCCTTGACGATGCAAAGCACTGGCTCGATACCGGCGTGTCCCGCATTATCATCTCCACGCTTGCTACCCAGGATCCCGGGTGTATCCGTATCCTTGCCGGCGAATTCGGGAGCGACCGGATCATGGCGGGAGTTGATGCCAAGGGCGGTCAGATCGCTGTCCACGGATGGCAGGAGACTGCCGGGGACTATCTCGGCTGGGCGAAACGGTTCGAAGATCTCGGTGCCGGCTCCCTGCTCTACACGAACGTGGATGTCGAGGGGCTCCAGCAGGGAGTCAGGTTCGAACCGGTAAAACGGCTGATCGATCACGTGACTATCCCGGTCGTTGTTGCCGGCGGGGTCTCATCCCGCCCGGACGTGGCCGGGCTGCGGCAGGCCGGGGCGTACGGGGCGGTTCTCGGCTCATCCCTGTACAGCGGAAAGATATCCTTAAAGGATGCACTGGAGGAATCTCAATGAGAAACGTGGAAGTCAGGCGGGAGACAAAGGAAACAACGATCGCCATCCGGATCGATCCGGATGGTTCCGGGAAGGTGACCGCGGACAGCGGGATACCCTTTTTCGATCACATGCTCAATGCGATGGCAAAACATGGCGGATTCGACATGACCCTTACGGCAAAGGGAGACCTGCACGTGGACTGCCACCATACCGTTGAGGATATCGGGATCGTGCTCGGCGATGCAATAAAACAGGCAATCGGCGATGGTCGGGGCATGAAGCGGTTTTCCCATGCAATCATTCCCATGGACGAGTCGCTTGCCCAGGTGGCGCTCGATTGTGGCGGCCGGGGATACCTGGTCTGGACCGGCTCGTTTGGCAACAAGGCGGTCGGGACGATCCCGTCAGACCTCTTCGAGCATTTCTTCTATTCGCTCTGCACCCGGGCGGGAATCACTGCACACATCAGTTTCTCCGGCAAGAACGATCACCACAAGTGCGAGGCTGCGTTCAAGGCTTTCGGCATTGCCCTTGGGAAAGCGCTCTCCATTACCGGGGATACAAAAACCGTCCGCAGCACGAAGGGGAAGTTCTGAACTTTTTTTCAGATAATTTTTTTGTCCCGATCATATCCGGTATCTGGTTTAGTACCGGTACTTATGATGGGTTGTGAAAACGAGCACCTGCATGCCCAAAGAACCAAAAAAACAGCAATAACGAAACGTTTGCAAGAGAAAAAAAGAGTTGATCAGTTGGACTTTGCAGCCAGGTCAACGTCTTCTTTCTTGATGGTCTTTCTGCCCGCGTGCTCGGCAAGCTTGTTGGCTTCCTTGGTGAGCTGGGCGATGTACTTCTCAGCCTTGACAACAAGGGCTTCAGCTGCATCGCTTCCCACTCTTTCGGCTCCGTTCTTCTTTGCAATCCTTACAACTGCGGCGATTGGTAAATCTGCCATGTTTCTAACCTCAAAAAGAAAGTATCTTGGTATATTTAAATACTTTTTGGGAAAATACGATAATTTACTCAGTATTACGATATTGGAGGGCATCCTGCAAAGCAAGTAAAGAACGGGGTTCAGAATTTCGCAGAATATTTTTAAAATGGAATAAACGACTCTTTTTAAAAAAAGAAGGAATTTCCAGCGTTTAAAATTATTCCAACAAAGATGCTGCGAGCAATAGCGCATTCGTATAATTTGGTGAGGCGCGCGAAGTATCCACGAAAATTTTGCTGATATTTACTACGGGCGCGCCATGAGCGAAACCGGCCCCAAGAAACGTGAGCGTCCGGAAGATGAGATTGCCGGATATTCCGTCCGGTGCGATAATAAGTCCGCAGGATTTGATAGCATCTTCAATAAGGATCTCGCAGTGCTCTGCACCGGCAATCCGGGCAACCAGCTCGGCATCGGCCATGCTGGCATCCACCAGCTTATGCCTCCCGATATCCCCCATCCGTCCCCCGGAGAGCACCCCGGTTTTTTCCGCGAGGCCTAATTTTTTTGCAATAATCCGGCCTTTTTTTATCAGTTCCACTTTCTCTTGAACCGTCCATCCTTCGTCAATACCCACCGGCGTGAGAAGGAATTTTTTCCCGTGGGCTGTCTCAAGAAGGGCGATACGTTCGAGATGATCCACCCCTTCCGCTCTCTTCAGGGCCTTCAGGGTCGCATTCGATGGCAGGGTTCCCCTCACGGCAGCGTCGATCTTTCCTGCCATGAGATCGCCAATCATCGCTTCTTCGGGATGGGGATCTTCAATAATCCGTACCGCAGCATTTTCCGCTTTCCGGCCCATACAGCCCGGATGGCAGTAAC encodes:
- a CDS encoding methionine adenosyltransferase; its protein translation is MKRNIQIEALDQIPLEKQRIELVERKCLGHPDSLADGIAESISQALCKTYLEEFGVVLHHNTDQGEVVAGESSPKFGGGKMIRPMYVLLDGRATKQFEGVTIPTDSVAVEAAHKYIHKILPELNLTRDLIVDCRLGTGSTDLRDVFKPSTGKVPRSNDTSFGVGHAPFSDVETIIRNSSEYIDTKLRKKYPAIGQDIKIMGLRDGNTITLTIACAIVDRYCKDIREYSEYMSLLNEEITAIAKKSTKRKVVVHVNTADDIKKKSVFLTVTGTSAEMGDDGSVGRGNRCNGLITPNRPMSMEATSGKNPINHIGKIYNLLSTQIARECVTKVDGIEEMYVRLLSQIGKPIDQPLVASVQVLPQCGIKLKDINADILEIVDFQLANVTQITEKVIEGKLKTF
- the hisG gene encoding ATP phosphoribosyltransferase, yielding MAKSAKIIKKPATPTSFSDVVRLAIPNKGRIAAPIMDLVEKSGLHLAENGERRLIARTLDPHVEILFARPVDIPEYVATGAADLGITGHDMVVEREADVEELLDLQFGKAKLVLAVHEDSDIASAKQLTGLKIATEFPVITRNYFKKHKVNVEVVLVGGACEATPHLGIADAIIDLSSSGTTLKTNRLRVIDEVLVTSTHLIANRASLRSKKEKIDEIHLALESVIRARGQCYLMMNVKRASLETVKRVLPGLSGPTVMDVASSEDLVAVHAVVNEERVYTLINALKRAGAKDILVMAIQRMIR
- the hisA gene encoding 1-(5-phosphoribosyl)-5-[(5-phosphoribosylamino)methylideneamino]imidazole-4-carboxamide isomerase translates to MRIFPAVDILGGRCVQLVQGRRESATAYGNPLDCATRWLDEGADALHVINLDGAFGSAAKNAELIADLIRKTGVEIELGGGIRSLDDAKHWLDTGVSRIIISTLATQDPGCIRILAGEFGSDRIMAGVDAKGGQIAVHGWQETAGDYLGWAKRFEDLGAGSLLYTNVDVEGLQQGVRFEPVKRLIDHVTIPVVVAGGVSSRPDVAGLRQAGAYGAVLGSSLYSGKISLKDALEESQ
- the hisB gene encoding imidazoleglycerol-phosphate dehydratase HisB, with amino-acid sequence MRNVEVRRETKETTIAIRIDPDGSGKVTADSGIPFFDHMLNAMAKHGGFDMTLTAKGDLHVDCHHTVEDIGIVLGDAIKQAIGDGRGMKRFSHAIIPMDESLAQVALDCGGRGYLVWTGSFGNKAVGTIPSDLFEHFFYSLCTRAGITAHISFSGKNDHHKCEAAFKAFGIALGKALSITGDTKTVRSTKGKF
- a CDS encoding histone family protein — its product is MADLPIAAVVRIAKKNGAERVGSDAAEALVVKAEKYIAQLTKEANKLAEHAGRKTIKKEDVDLAAKSN
- the mtxX gene encoding methanogenesis marker protein Mmp4/MtxX encodes the protein MPAALKRIGIGIAEDPEKVLASAENVSGPFGTICYCHPGCMGRKAENAAVRIIEDPHPEEAMIGDLMAGKIDAAVRGTLPSNATLKALKRAEGVDHLERIALLETAHGKKFLLTPVGIDEGWTVQEKVELIKKGRIIAKKLGLAEKTGVLSGGRMGDIGRHKLVDASMADAELVARIAGAEHCEILIEDAIKSCGLIIAPDGISGNLIFRTLTFLGAGFAHGAPVVNISKIFVDTSRASPNYTNALLLAASLLE